Within the Longimicrobium sp. genome, the region GCACTCGAACATGTCACATTTTACTATTCCCCACAGGGCCTGAAGTGGACGATACCAGGCGCCGAGAACCACTCGTGTTCCGCTACCCCGACGATCCGGATGAAAATTAGAGAGTAGTGGGAATCTCCAAAATCTCTGACATCTGCATCGTCGCTGCGGAGCAGAGAGAAGCGACGCGAAGGTTCCTGTTGCGCCACGGTATGGGTTAGCTGTATTATTGTCTGAAAAGGAAAACGAAGGCCGGCCAGCGCCTGAACACACCTGCTCCGGGAAGGGACCATGCGCGGGAAGCTCGTCCTCGACGTGGAAGCCCTGGCGGTCGATTCGTTCGACACGACCGGCGAGGCCCGGGCGCCGCGCGGCACGGTGGAGGCGCGCGAGGCCCCCTGCACCTGCGTGGACAGCTGCGCCTGCCCCAGCGCGCCGTACTGGTGCGCCGACGTGCCGCCCACGCAGATCTCCTGCGACTACACGCACAACGGGAGCTGCTGGTACACCTACCAGGCCTGTACTCCGGCCTGAGACGTCCATCGAGGGGGTGCGGTCCCGTCGCGGGCCGCACCCCCTCTCACGTACCCCGCGCCCGGGAGGACCCGCATGCGCAGAAAGCTGAGCCTGGAGCTGGACGGACTGCGCGTCGACTCGTTCGAGACCAGTCCGCGGCAGGAGGAGGCGCGCGGCACCGTGCGCGCGCGGCAGCTCGACGACGTCCAGCCCACGCCGCCCGAGGTGTACGACGCCGCGGCCCCATGCACCTGCTGGGAGTCGTGCGCGTGCCCCAGCGCGGCCTACTACTGCGCCACCGTGCGCTACACCGCCATCTCGTGCGACTACACGCGCAACACCAGCTGCTACTACTGACCGCGCCGAAGGAGCGCCGGAACGATGAAGAAGAGCGAGAAGAAGCTGTCGCTGGACGTGGAGACGCTCTCGGTGGAGTCGTTCGCCACCGAGGCGAAGCGCGCGGAGGAGCGCGGGACGGTGCTCGCCAACGCGGCGGCGTGCACCTGCTTCGCCTCGTGCCTGTGCAGGACCGCCTACTACTACTGCGGCGACGGCTACCACACGATCTACTCCTGCGACTACAGCTACAACCAGAGCTGCGGCTACGACACCAACGCCGGCTGCGGCAGCACCGACTGCGTGTGAGGAGCCCGTTGGGAAGAAGCCGACTTTGGACCCGCGCGCGATCGAGCGCGCCCCGCACCTTCACCCCGAGGAGGACCCGATGCGGAAGAAGCTGAGCCTGGACCTGGATGCGCTGGCGGTCGACACGTTCGCCACCACCCCCGCGGAAGGCGACGCGCGAGGCACCGTGCGGGCCAACGACAGCGACGAGCCCGTCCCCACGCCGCCCGTGTACGAGGACAAGTGCACCTGCGCCTACTCGTGCCTGTGCAAGACGGCGTACTACAACTGCGGCACCGGCCCGTACACCATCTACTCGTGCCACTACACCCAGAACCTGAGCTGCTACTACACGCAGGTCTGCACGCCGCCCGAGGCGTGAGCGGAGCCTTCCAGCCCGGAGGGGAGCGATGAGGAAGCTGAGCCTGGACCTGGACGCGCTGCAGGTGGCCTCGTTCGAGACCACGGGCGGCCACGGAGGGCGCGGGACGGTGCGCGGGCGGGAGGACGAGTCGGGCGCCGGGGACTACTTCGACTGCACCTGCGCCGCGAGCTGCGACTGCCCCTCGGCGTACTACCGGTGCAACACGAACCCGGTGAACACCCACTACTCGTGCACCTACACGCAGAACGAGAGCTGCCCCTACACCAAGATCTGCCCCCCGACTTCGTGAGCGGGGCGGCGGCAGGGCGCGGGCCCGCACGGTCCCGCGCCCTTCTCCTTTTCACACGGGAGGGAGCGATGAGGAAGAAGCTGAGCCTGGACCTGGAGGCGCTGGCGGTCGACTCGTTCGCCACCAGCAAGGGGGACGGGGAGAAGGGCACCGTCCGCGCGCACGACGAGGACATGGACGCGCCCGCCTGCACCTGCCAGGGGACGTGCCTGTGCCCGACCGCCTACTACCACTGCGGCACCGGCCCGTTCACCATCTACTCGTGCGAGTACACGAACAACCGCAGCTGCCTGGCCTGAGCCGCGCGAGCGCCGTCACCCGCGACCGGAGGGAGGAAGCGATGAGGAAGCTGAGCCTGAACCTCGACGAGCTGGCGGTGGACTCGTTCGAGACGGCGCAGACGGAGCAGGCGCAGGGAACCGTGGAGGGCCACGCGCGGTGCACCATGTTCGACACGTGCAAGTGCCCCACCTCGCTGTACGCCTGCGGCACGCTTCGCCCGACCCAATCCTGCGGCGGGCTCTGAGGGGCGCGGGCGTTCACCCCTGCGAAAGAGGAGGACGAGATGAAGAAGCTGGGCCTGAAGCTCGACGAGCTGGCGGTGGACTCGTTCGCGACGCTGGAGCCGAAGCAGGGCGAGGGAGGGACCGTCGAGGCGTTCATGCCGGGGTGCACCGGCCGGAGCACCTGCACCTGCCCGTCGTCCATCTACCAGTGCGGGACGGTGGCGGCCACCTTCTCGTGCCGCACCAAGTTCGACTGCTGAGCCGGCGGAGCGGAGGGTCGGCTCGGCTGCGCGTCGATGCACCCCGGCGCCGCCGCGGGGGCCCTCACCCGCCGCCTTAGAGCGGCAACCCTCTCCCAACTTCGGGAGAGGGTGGACTTTACGGCTTCGGCACGGGGACGGGCCCGCGCGTCGGACGGACTTCAGCGACCGGACTACGCGTGAGGGATGCGCGCCCGACAGGGCCGGGACGCCGCCGCCACAGGGGTATCGTGGCGGCGGCGTCCCGGCGCGGTTGGGCACGGTGGTATCGTGCCCTACCGCGCGCGCAGCCCGGCCCGGAGCGCAGCGGAGGGACACGCCCGGAACCGCAGTGCGAAGTGCTGAGTGCGAAGTGCTAAGTGCGAAACGTCGCCGGATGCCGTCGCACTTCGCACTTCGCACCTCGCACTTCGCACTGTCAGTCGACCGCGTGCGGGCCGCCGCCGCCCACCAGGCGCTCGATCGCCCCGGCCTCCACGGGGACGTCGCGGGTGAGGATCTCGCAGCCGTCTTCCGTCACCAGCACGTTGTCCTCGATGCGGATGCCGATGCCGCGCAGCTCGTCGGGGACGTCCTCGGCGTCGGCGGCGACGTAGAGGCCGGGCTCCACGGTGAGCACCATCCCCGGGCGCAGGGGGAGCCAGTCGCCGCCGCGGGCGCGGTAGTCGCCGGCGTCGTGCACGTCGAGCCCCAGGTAGTGCGAGGTCTGGTGCATGAAGAAGCGCTTGAACGCCTCGCTCTCGATCAGCTCGTCCACCTCGCCCGACAGGAGCCCCAGGTCCACCATCCCCTGCACCAGCACGCGCCGCGCGGCCTCGTGCCCGTCGGAGAACGGCGCGCCGGGGCGGATGGCGGCGATCGCCGCCTCCAGCGCGGCCAGCACCACGTCGTAGACGGCGCGCTGGGGGGCGGTGAAGCGGCCCGAGACGGGGAAGGTGCGGGTGATGTCGCCGCAGTAGAGCCCTACCTGGGCGCCGGCGTCCACCAGCACCAGCTCGCCCGCGCGGGCGCGGCGCTCGTTGGCCACGTAGTGCAGCACGGTGGCGTTGGCGCCCGAGCCCACGATGGTGTCGTACGCCGGCCCGCTGTCGGGGCCCGCGGCGCGGAAGGTGGAGTCGATGAGCGCCTCCAGCTCCCACTCGCCCACGCCGGGGCGCGCGGCGGCGAGCGCGGCCAGGTGCCCCCGCGCGGAGAGGCGCGCGGCGCGGCGGACCAGCTCGACCTCGCCCGGCTCCTTGATCACGCGCATGGGGTCCAGCACGCCGGCCGGGTCGCGCACGTCGCCGAAGCCCTTCCCCGAGCGGGCGCGCTTCAGGCGGAACTCGCGCAGGAGCGCCACCACGCGGCGGTCCATGTCGTCGCTGGAGCCCAGCGCGTACCAGAGCGCGTCGGCGGGCTCCACCAGCGCCTTGAGCCGCTCGTCGAGCTCGGCCAGCGGGTAGGCGGCGTCGGCGCCGAAGCGCTCGCGCGCGCCCTCCACCCCGGCGCGGGGGCCGTCCCACTGCTCGCGGTCGGGGTCGCGCGGGCGCACGAACAGGGTGAAGCGGTGCTCGGGGTCGTGCGGGGTGAGCACGGCCACCGCGGGCTCGGCGAAGCCGGTGAGGTAGAAGAGGTCGCTGTCCTGGCGGTACTTGATCTCGGTGTCGCGCGAGCGGATCAGCTCGGGGGCCGAGCAGAGGATCGCCACCCCGGCGCCGATCCCCTCCAGGAAGCGCTCGCGGCGGGCGCGGTGGACGTCGTCCGGCGCGGGAATCGGGTCGTCGGCGAAGACTTCGGCGAGTGCGGTGGCCATGATCGGTCCTGAGTGCTGAGTGCGAAGTGCGAAGTGCGTACTTGTCGGGCCCTGATCCAAAGATCCGGAGGCAGATGATGCCGGTTGAGAATCCGATCCGGTAATCGGGCTCGTAGGGGCGAGGCATGCCTCGCCCGCTGCCTGTCGCAACACCAAAGCTCGTCGAAGCGGGCTCTACATGCCGCCGCGTGATGGCCTTCGGCCATCCGGGCGAGGCATGCCTCGCCCCTACGGGAACTTCGATCGCGAATACCGAAGCAGATCGTCAATCGGCATAATCCGCGGCGACAACGGGCGAGAAGCCCGCCTGCGCGGGCTGGTTCCGCGCGGACGCCGGGTCCGGCGCGGGAAGCATGGTCCCGCCGACGGAACCGCCTGCTGTCCCCTGTACCCTGTCCCCTGTTCCCTGCCGTTCAGCCGTTCAGCCGGTCAAAGGACTTCCCGCAGCGCGGCCTGCACGCGCGGGGCCAGGTCCGCCCAGGAGGCGGCCGGGTCGCGGGTGACGGTCACGAAATCGGCGACGATGAAGACGGAGCGCACGCCCGGCTCGGCCAGGAGCCGCTCGGCAACCGGGTTGCCGCGCGCCGCCTCGGCCGTGTCGAAGGTCAGGCCGCGCCGGCCCTCCACCAGCGTGCGGCCGACGGTGAACTTCCCCGCGTTCGGGTTCGGCGTCTCCTGGTACCTGATCCTGGCCTTCGCCAACTCGCCTCCCCCGGGGCTCGTCTCCACTCCCTGCCGCCGCGGCGCGGCCGGTCGCGTAGCATAGGCACCCCCGTCCCCCCG harbors:
- a CDS encoding aminopeptidase P N-terminal domain-containing protein, which codes for MATALAEVFADDPIPAPDDVHRARRERFLEGIGAGVAILCSAPELIRSRDTEIKYRQDSDLFYLTGFAEPAVAVLTPHDPEHRFTLFVRPRDPDREQWDGPRAGVEGARERFGADAAYPLAELDERLKALVEPADALWYALGSSDDMDRRVVALLREFRLKRARSGKGFGDVRDPAGVLDPMRVIKEPGEVELVRRAARLSARGHLAALAAARPGVGEWELEALIDSTFRAAGPDSGPAYDTIVGSGANATVLHYVANERRARAGELVLVDAGAQVGLYCGDITRTFPVSGRFTAPQRAVYDVVLAALEAAIAAIRPGAPFSDGHEAARRVLVQGMVDLGLLSGEVDELIESEAFKRFFMHQTSHYLGLDVHDAGDYRARGGDWLPLRPGMVLTVEPGLYVAADAEDVPDELRGIGIRIEDNVLVTEDGCEILTRDVPVEAGAIERLVGGGGPHAVD
- a CDS encoding NifU N-terminal domain-containing protein, producing the protein MAKARIRYQETPNPNAGKFTVGRTLVEGRRGLTFDTAEAARGNPVAERLLAEPGVRSVFIVADFVTVTRDPAASWADLAPRVQAALREVL